In a genomic window of Myxococcales bacterium:
- a CDS encoding NAD(P)H-dependent oxidoreductase subunit E yields the protein MSLEFSADAHKKIAALRERYPTPKPVVLAALHLAQKEHGYLSDDALQLVARTLDLPYAHVYGVATFYTMFRREPAGKNILRVCTNISCMLRGAYDVLAAFEKRLGVKKGGTAGDFTIVEEECIAACANAPAVICGTRYFLDVEPKDVDVILDELRAKPRPEGEVV from the coding sequence ATGTCACTAGAATTCTCCGCCGACGCCCACAAGAAGATCGCCGCCCTGCGCGAGCGCTACCCGACCCCCAAGCCGGTGGTCCTGGCGGCGCTACACCTCGCGCAGAAGGAACATGGCTACCTCTCCGACGACGCCCTGCAGCTGGTCGCGCGCACGCTCGACCTGCCGTACGCCCACGTCTACGGAGTGGCGACCTTCTACACCATGTTCCGGCGCGAGCCCGCCGGGAAGAACATCCTGCGCGTGTGCACGAACATCTCGTGCATGCTCCGCGGCGCCTACGACGTCCTGGCCGCCTTCGAGAAGAGGCTGGGCGTCAAGAAGGGCGGCACCGCCGGCGACTTCACGATCGTCGAGGAGGAGTGCATCGCCGCCTGCGCCAACGCGCCCGCGGTGATCTGCGGCACCCGCTACTTCCTCGACGTCGAGCCGAAGGACGTCGACGTCATCCTCGACGAGCTGCGCGCCAAGCCGCGGCCGGAAGGCGAGGTCGTATGA
- the nuoF gene encoding NADH-quinone oxidoreductase subunit NuoF, producing the protein MSQWNDVTKLVTARFGNDDAKTLAGYEKLGGYQVLRKALGMKPEDIAAEVKASNLRGRGGAGFATGVKWGFVPKDAQAVHLVCNCDESEPGTCKDRELVYWDPHLLIEGMVISAYALKATHNYIYIRGEMMREYAVLAKAVEEAYARGYLGDNILGSGFACHLTVHRGAGAYICGEETALLNSLEGKRGQPRLKPPFPAIKGLFDEPTIVNNVETLMNVPFIVDKGGAWFAALGPGRSGGTRIVCVSGHVEKPGVYELPMTITMRQIIDEVCGGVWKGRKVKAVIPGGSSMPPMSDDELDVPCEFDALMTDERIRPVEVAPGRQFDLGGGRALRTMAGSGGIVVMDDATDIPMAVWRIMKFYAHESCGQCTPCREGTGWLEKVARRVAFGQGKPGDLDLLASIAHGIAGNTICALGDAAAWPMLGFLTKFRADFEAKLARTGAAA; encoded by the coding sequence ATGAGCCAGTGGAACGACGTGACCAAGCTGGTCACCGCGAGGTTCGGCAACGACGACGCCAAGACCCTGGCCGGCTACGAGAAGCTCGGCGGCTACCAGGTGCTGCGCAAGGCCCTGGGCATGAAGCCCGAGGACATCGCGGCCGAGGTCAAGGCCTCGAACCTGCGCGGGCGCGGCGGCGCCGGCTTCGCCACCGGCGTCAAGTGGGGCTTCGTGCCCAAGGACGCTCAGGCGGTGCACCTCGTGTGCAACTGCGACGAGTCCGAGCCCGGCACCTGCAAGGACCGCGAGCTGGTGTACTGGGATCCGCACCTGCTCATCGAGGGCATGGTCATCTCGGCCTACGCGCTCAAGGCCACGCACAACTACATCTACATCCGCGGCGAGATGATGCGCGAGTACGCGGTGCTCGCCAAGGCGGTCGAGGAGGCCTACGCCCGCGGCTACCTCGGCGACAACATCCTCGGCTCGGGCTTCGCGTGCCACCTGACGGTGCACCGCGGCGCCGGCGCGTACATCTGCGGCGAGGAGACGGCGCTGCTCAACTCGCTCGAGGGCAAGCGCGGCCAGCCCCGGCTCAAGCCGCCGTTCCCGGCGATCAAGGGCCTGTTCGACGAGCCGACCATCGTCAACAACGTCGAGACGCTGATGAACGTGCCGTTCATCGTGGACAAGGGCGGCGCCTGGTTCGCGGCGCTCGGCCCGGGCCGCTCGGGCGGCACCCGGATCGTGTGCGTGTCGGGCCACGTCGAGAAGCCCGGCGTCTACGAGCTGCCGATGACGATCACGATGCGGCAGATCATCGACGAGGTCTGCGGCGGGGTGTGGAAGGGCCGCAAGGTCAAGGCCGTCATCCCCGGCGGCAGCTCGATGCCGCCGATGAGCGACGACGAGCTCGACGTGCCGTGCGAGTTCGACGCGCTCATGACCGACGAGCGGATCAGGCCGGTCGAGGTCGCCCCTGGCCGGCAGTTCGATCTGGGCGGCGGTCGCGCGCTGCGGACGATGGCCGGCTCGGGCGGCATCGTCGTCATGGACGACGCCACCGACATCCCGATGGCGGTGTGGCGGATCATGAAGTTCTACGCCCACGAGTCGTGCGGCCAGTGCACGCCGTGCCGCGAGGGCACCGGCTGGCTCGAGAAGGTCGCGCGCCGGGTGGCGTTCGGCCAGGGCAAGCCCGGCGACCTCGACCTGCTGGCGTCGATCGCCCACGGCATCGCCGGCAACACGATCTGCGCGCTCGGCGACGCCGCGGCCTGGCCGATGCTCGGCTTCCTCACCAAGTTCCGCGCCGACTTCGAGGCGAAGCTCGCGCGCACCGGAGCGGCAGCATGA
- a CDS encoding DUF2007 domain-containing protein — protein sequence MTDRRVRIATCRDSAEAALVRAVLTAHDVAVYIGGEHHAAMVGLGAAAISIDVWVDRDDADDALELIRELREGGEGALADDEIPADDTAPRADEVEPGGALVRSPVDTLTRLGRNKRVLLAALVGLTLQHGTAHLSARAWKRGLGLAAIQVVGWRHLAAGNLRLAAGLVVGAIVADLVGAFWQIVRTTGVGGDALPAARARG from the coding sequence GTGACCGACCGCCGGGTCCGGATCGCGACCTGCCGCGACAGCGCCGAGGCGGCGCTGGTGCGCGCGGTCCTGACCGCCCACGACGTCGCGGTGTACATCGGCGGCGAGCACCACGCGGCGATGGTCGGCCTGGGCGCGGCCGCGATCTCGATCGACGTCTGGGTCGATCGCGACGACGCCGACGACGCGCTCGAGCTGATCCGCGAGCTGCGCGAGGGCGGCGAGGGGGCGCTGGCCGACGACGAGATCCCGGCCGACGACACCGCGCCCCGCGCCGACGAGGTCGAGCCGGGCGGGGCGCTGGTCCGCTCGCCGGTCGACACGCTGACCCGGCTCGGGCGCAACAAGCGCGTGCTGCTGGCGGCGCTGGTCGGGCTGACGCTCCAGCACGGCACCGCGCACCTCTCGGCCCGCGCCTGGAAGCGCGGGCTGGGCCTGGCCGCGATCCAGGTGGTCGGCTGGCGCCACCTCGCGGCCGGCAACCTCAGGCTCGCGGCCGGGCTGGTGGTCGGCGCGATCGTCGCGGATCTGGTCGGCGCGTTCTGGCAGATCGTCCGCACGACCGGGGTCGGCGGCGACGCCCTGCCGGCCGCGCGCGCGCGCGGCTGA
- a CDS encoding 1-acyl-sn-glycerol-3-phosphate acyltransferase — protein sequence MADHATPADLTRIEKFAMRLAAVTNEHPVGKVLQDHFLRGITYPWVRLGMAQRCLFEGIDDIVNLAPDRGLLIASNHRSFFDQYSLLLGLYLARTPWIRSINFPVRSNFFYEQPLGMLVNWGVAAGAMYPPVFRQRERTAANKATVEKLVEMLANPGAVVGVHPEGTRNKGSDPYEMLPAMPGIGQIALQAKPIVIPVWIGGLYNDFISEFRTNYKADIRRERPVIAIFGRPIDYSEYLAQKPRPALYKKCADLFRNEILALSTREKELRARCKAGEIADDDPRWIVNRDHDRLYARKG from the coding sequence ATGGCTGACCACGCCACGCCCGCCGACCTGACCCGGATCGAGAAGTTTGCGATGCGCCTGGCCGCCGTCACCAACGAGCACCCGGTCGGCAAGGTCCTGCAAGATCACTTCCTGCGGGGGATCACCTACCCCTGGGTCCGGCTGGGCATGGCCCAGCGGTGCTTGTTCGAGGGCATCGACGACATCGTCAACCTCGCGCCTGACCGCGGCCTGCTCATCGCGTCGAACCACCGCAGCTTCTTCGACCAGTACTCCCTGCTGCTGGGCCTGTACCTGGCGCGCACGCCGTGGATCCGGTCGATCAACTTCCCGGTGCGCTCGAACTTCTTCTACGAGCAGCCGCTGGGCATGCTCGTCAACTGGGGCGTCGCCGCCGGCGCGATGTACCCGCCGGTGTTCCGCCAGCGCGAGCGCACGGCGGCCAACAAGGCCACGGTCGAGAAGCTGGTCGAGATGCTCGCCAACCCCGGGGCGGTGGTCGGGGTCCACCCCGAGGGCACCCGCAACAAGGGCAGCGACCCGTACGAGATGCTGCCGGCGATGCCCGGCATCGGCCAGATCGCGCTGCAGGCCAAGCCGATCGTGATCCCGGTGTGGATCGGCGGCCTCTACAACGACTTCATCAGCGAGTTCCGCACCAACTACAAGGCCGACATCCGGCGCGAGCGCCCGGTGATCGCCATCTTCGGCCGGCCCATCGACTACAGCGAGTACCTGGCGCAGAAGCCGCGGCCGGCGCTCTACAAGAAGTGCGCGGACCTGTTCCGCAACGAGATCCTGGCGCTGTCCACGCGCGAGAAGGAGCTGCGCGCGCGGTGCAAGGCCGGGGAGATCGCCGACGACGACCCCCGCTGGATCGTCAACCGCGATCACGATCGCCTGTACGCGCGCAAGGGCTGA
- a CDS encoding NADH-quinone oxidoreductase subunit J: MSPRSSSVFAALARPLVALAGVVLVALMLFVGPAYGQGAPAPVDAQTTPAPDFTPPRAATTAGKTVSKRDSVQSPPAGAPTNVAGKRTRAGMAFAFWGFAALTVLGSLFVITRRNMVTAVMGMVGTFFALAALYMLLYAHFLAIIQMLVYAGAIMVLFVFVIMILNKPEAEPMPATGRAGKALAGLAMVYLVARIGSVLVDVPSRVTAVQNAAPAKTAFGDDWGSTAAVGWNLFNDYLFPFEAVSILLLIAVVGAIAIARPFKDDEPAADAPAAGAGGH; this comes from the coding sequence ATGAGCCCGCGTAGCTCGTCCGTGTTCGCGGCGCTGGCGCGGCCGCTGGTGGCGCTGGCCGGGGTCGTCCTGGTCGCGCTGATGCTGTTCGTCGGGCCGGCCTACGGCCAGGGCGCGCCGGCGCCGGTCGACGCGCAGACCACGCCCGCGCCCGACTTCACGCCGCCGCGCGCGGCCACGACCGCGGGCAAGACCGTCTCGAAGCGCGACAGCGTCCAGTCGCCGCCGGCGGGCGCGCCGACCAACGTCGCCGGCAAGCGCACGCGCGCCGGCATGGCGTTCGCGTTCTGGGGCTTCGCGGCCCTGACCGTGCTCGGCTCGCTGTTCGTGATCACCCGCCGCAACATGGTCACCGCGGTGATGGGCATGGTCGGCACGTTCTTCGCCCTCGCGGCGCTGTACATGCTGCTCTACGCCCACTTCCTGGCGATCATCCAGATGCTGGTCTACGCCGGCGCGATCATGGTGCTGTTCGTGTTCGTGATCATGATCTTGAACAAGCCCGAGGCCGAGCCCATGCCGGCCACCGGGCGGGCCGGCAAGGCCCTGGCCGGCCTGGCCATGGTCTACCTGGTCGCCCGGATCGGGTCGGTGCTGGTCGACGTGCCGTCCCGGGTGACCGCGGTCCAGAACGCGGCGCCGGCCAAGACCGCGTTCGGCGACGACTGGGGCTCGACCGCCGCGGTCGGCTGGAACCTGTTCAACGACTACCTGTTCCCGTTCGAGGCGGTGTCGATCCTGCTGCTGATCGCCGTGGTCGGCGCGATCGCGATCGCGCGACCGTTCAAGGACGACGAGCCCGCCGCCGACGCGCCCGCCGCGGGCGCAGGAGGCCACTGA
- a CDS encoding response regulator transcription factor has product MARVVTEASKRILIVEDEPDIVRGLRDALSFEGFTVEARGTGADGLIAAAEWLPDLVLLDLMLPDDNGYRVCEALRARDPVVPIIILTAKAQEADKVRGLDAGADDYVTKPFSVAELIARINAIFRRQSRLAATDESFAIGPWTVNARKHTLTRGRQSKRLTFYELEVLKLLRERADEAVSREELLDKVWGVSAASTNRTVDNFIVKLRRKLEEDQKNPRHILTVYGLGYKLVP; this is encoded by the coding sequence CTGGCCCGCGTGGTGACCGAAGCCAGCAAGCGGATCCTCATCGTCGAGGATGAGCCCGACATCGTCCGGGGCCTGCGCGACGCGCTGTCGTTCGAGGGCTTCACCGTCGAGGCCCGGGGCACCGGCGCCGACGGGCTGATCGCGGCCGCCGAGTGGCTGCCGGATCTGGTGCTGCTCGACCTGATGCTGCCCGACGACAACGGCTACCGCGTGTGCGAGGCGCTGCGCGCGCGCGACCCGGTCGTGCCGATCATCATCCTGACCGCCAAGGCCCAGGAGGCCGACAAGGTCCGCGGGCTCGACGCCGGCGCCGACGACTACGTCACCAAGCCGTTCTCGGTGGCCGAGCTGATCGCCCGGATCAACGCCATCTTCCGGCGCCAGAGCCGCCTGGCCGCCACCGACGAGTCGTTCGCGATCGGCCCGTGGACGGTCAACGCCCGCAAGCACACGCTGACCCGGGGCCGCCAGAGCAAGCGCCTGACCTTCTACGAGCTCGAGGTGCTGAAGCTCCTGCGCGAGCGCGCCGACGAGGCGGTGTCGCGCGAGGAGCTGCTCGACAAGGTCTGGGGCGTCTCGGCGGCCTCGACCAACCGCACCGTCGACAACTTCATCGTCAAGCTGCGGCGCAAGCTCGAGGAAGACCAGAAGAACCCGCGCCACATCCTCACCGTCTACGGCCTCGGCTACAAGCTGGTGCCGTGA
- a CDS encoding HAMP domain-containing histidine kinase: MRRILAINALIFAVLASASALAYYGYSYTAEAASRERALIADTMRELAEEKIIGIESPIVEADEKLFATIDPDRLPDLAQIVRTFAAPVASVFVLGPDLKVLPSGYVSSRAAEEGLSFLAFFEETVVPTLPLATLPEGQRGHVHQIIGARPYLFSFVRSRAQGKVYYVVVETDLNHLVASVFPQFFGVRSPRLYQVVDAAGELVYGVPFRDSSAVVELPFVDTVSQWSLRVTQRDAPTQAARGRRKLIDFVLIGLALAVITSGLGVLLLAMRRERKANELKSEFISNVSHELKTPLSIISMFGEMLALGRVRGPEQATEYADVIWRESVRLARLIDNVLDFAKIERGVDVYEFADGDVGEVVARAVELSTHRLANAHMTAELEIAPELPSARIDGNALTLAVLNLIDNAIKYAAEGQRIVITVGGAAEVAIAVRDFGPGVEADEHVRIFERFYRARAVRLRPIRGSGIGLALVEHIARAHGGRVAVASTPGAGATFTITIPAAPG, from the coding sequence GTGCGCCGCATCCTCGCGATCAACGCCTTGATCTTCGCGGTGTTGGCCTCGGCCTCGGCGCTGGCCTACTACGGCTACAGCTACACCGCCGAGGCGGCGTCGCGGGAGCGGGCCCTGATCGCCGACACCATGCGCGAGCTGGCCGAGGAGAAGATCATCGGCATCGAGAGCCCGATCGTCGAGGCGGACGAGAAGCTGTTCGCGACGATCGACCCGGACCGGCTGCCGGACCTCGCCCAGATCGTGCGGACGTTCGCCGCGCCGGTGGCGTCGGTGTTCGTGCTCGGGCCTGATCTCAAAGTTCTTCCAAGCGGTTACGTCTCGAGCCGGGCGGCCGAAGAGGGCCTGTCGTTCCTGGCGTTCTTCGAGGAGACGGTGGTCCCGACGCTGCCGCTGGCGACGCTGCCCGAGGGCCAGCGCGGGCACGTCCACCAGATCATCGGCGCCCGCCCGTACCTCTTCTCGTTCGTCCGGAGCCGGGCCCAGGGCAAGGTCTACTACGTGGTCGTCGAGACCGACCTGAACCACCTGGTGGCGTCGGTGTTCCCGCAGTTCTTCGGCGTCCGCTCGCCGCGCCTGTACCAGGTGGTCGACGCCGCGGGCGAGCTGGTCTACGGCGTGCCGTTCCGCGACTCGAGCGCGGTGGTCGAGCTGCCGTTCGTCGACACGGTGTCACAGTGGAGCCTGCGCGTGACCCAGCGCGACGCCCCGACCCAGGCCGCCCGCGGCCGCCGCAAGCTGATCGACTTCGTGCTGATCGGCCTGGCCCTCGCGGTCATCACGTCGGGGCTGGGCGTGCTGCTGCTGGCGATGCGGCGCGAGCGCAAGGCCAACGAGCTCAAGAGCGAGTTCATCTCGAACGTGTCGCACGAGCTCAAGACGCCGCTGTCGATCATCAGCATGTTCGGCGAGATGCTGGCGCTGGGCCGGGTGCGCGGGCCCGAGCAGGCCACCGAGTACGCCGACGTCATCTGGCGCGAGAGCGTGCGGCTGGCCCGGCTGATCGACAACGTCCTCGACTTCGCGAAGATCGAGCGCGGCGTCGACGTCTACGAGTTCGCGGACGGCGACGTCGGCGAGGTCGTGGCCCGCGCGGTCGAGCTGTCGACCCACCGCCTGGCCAACGCCCACATGACCGCCGAGCTCGAGATCGCGCCCGAGCTGCCGAGCGCGCGCATCGACGGCAACGCGCTGACGCTCGCGGTGCTGAACCTGATCGACAACGCGATCAAGTACGCCGCCGAGGGCCAGCGCATCGTGATCACGGTCGGCGGTGCCGCCGAGGTCGCGATCGCGGTGCGCGATTTCGGCCCGGGGGTCGAGGCCGACGAGCACGTCCGCATCTTCGAGCGGTTCTACCGGGCCCGGGCGGTGCGCCTGCGCCCGATCCGCGGCTCCGGCATCGGCCTGGCGCTGGTCGAGCACATCGCCCGGGCCCACGGCGGGCGGGTCGCGGTCGCCTCGACGCCGGGCGCCGGCGCCACCTTCACCATCACGATCCCGGCCGCGCCCGGATGA